From the genome of Penaeus monodon isolate SGIC_2016 chromosome 16, NSTDA_Pmon_1, whole genome shotgun sequence, one region includes:
- the LOC119582949 gene encoding ankyrin repeat and KH domain-containing protein 1-like: protein MKHLQFPYMMSATAILFCRPSSNVTNAAYITKKKTGRATKPIPDKDLRLDRVGHFPIISEKRGSCKLPGCTGKVKKKGQENSPIASGTVVIFRGKSASVFAGKQASRMTSLNVQLILLCLLWHRATATIQESAAAGNINQVQTFLDNGVSIDNVAQGRTALTAAVENNQYAMVEFLLDAGANIDLPRTNGRTPIMLASINGFYDIAVLLIERGANLELEAGGQTAYSFAVTNNFATIACYLQESGASTAGVNEGSISGKCASGEIEYNTGDNWCENGTAVTCAGTCDTQSLNVSCEALTSTVQSTVMTTSTGEATTTVAAITTTAANTFMTISTLTPPATVTTSTTEFQPPVTAHYVR, encoded by the exons ATGAAGCACCTACAGTTCCCATATATGATGTCAGCGACCGCA ATTCTCTTTTGTCGACCGTCGAGTAATGTAACAAATGCTGCATACATTACCAAGAAAAAAACTGGGAGAGCAACTAAGCCTATTCCTGACAAAGACCTAAGACTGGATAGGGTTGGGCACTTCCCGATCATTTCTGAGAAAAGAGGCTCATGTAAGCTGCCAGGATGCACTGGTAAG GTAAAGAAGAAGGGTCAGGAA AATTCCCCGATAGCCAGTGGCACTGTGGTCATCTTCCGCGGCAAGAGTGCCTCTGTCTTCGCTGGAAAACA AGCTTCCAGGATGACGTCATTGAATGTGCAACTGATCTTGCTGTGTCTGCTTTGGCACAGGGCTACGGCCA CCATCCAGGAATCGGCTGCTGCAGGAAACATAAATCAAGTGCAGACCTTTTTGGACAATGGAGTCAGCATCGATAATGTAGCTCAGG GCCGGACTGCGCTGACAGCAGCGGTAGAGAACAACCAGTACGCTATGGTCGAATTCCTGCTCGATGCAGGCGCCAACATCGACCTGCCAAGAACTAATG GCCGAACTCCAATCATGCTGGCTTCCATAAATGGCTTTTACGACATTGCCGTGCTCTTGATAGAAAGAGGTGCCAATCTGGAGCTGGAGGCTGGCG GCCAAACAGCTTACAGTTTCGCAGTGACAAACAATTTTGCGACTATTGCTTGTTACCTGCAAGAAAGTGGAGCATCTACAGCTGGTGTAAACGAAG GTTCTATAAGCGGAAAGTGCGCCTCTGGTGAAATTGAATACAATACTGGGGATAACTG GTGCGAAAATGGAACTGCTGTGACCTGTGCAGGGACCTGCGACACCCAGAGCTTGAATGTGTCCTGCG AAGCACTGACTAGCACAGTACAAAGTACTGTTATGACTACTTCAACAGGTGAAGCCACAACCACagtagcagcaataacaacaaccgcAGCAAACACATTTATGACAATAAGCACACTTACACCGCCAGCCACGGTTACAACGAGCACGACCGAGTTTCAGCCTCCCGTGACAG